Below is a window of Senegalia massiliensis DNA.
GATGCAAAGAAAAAAGATATCAAAATTTGTAATGCAGCAGGTTATTCTGATCAAGCAGTTTCAGAACTTGCAATAGGTCTTACTTTAGATATATATAGAAAAATTAGTGATTCAAGTCCTTTAATAGGAAAAGAAATAAAAGATAAAACTGTAGGCATAATAGGTACTGGAAATATTGGAATTAGAACTGCTGAATTATTTAGTGCATTTGGTGCCAAATTAATAGCTTATAGTAGAACTGAAAAAGATGAAGCTAAAGAATTAGGTATAAAATATGTTTCATTAGATGAGCTTTTATCATCAAGTGATATTATTTCAGTTCATTTACCGCTTAATGATAATACAAGAGGATTTTTAAATAAAGAAAAGTTAGAAAAAATAAATGATAATGCTATACTTATAAATTGTGCAAGAGGCCCTATTATTGATAATGAAGCATTAGCTAATTTATTAAATCAAGATAAAATAGCAGGTGCAGGTATAGATGTATTTGA
It encodes the following:
- a CDS encoding NAD(P)-dependent oxidoreductase translates to MKVKLIEPLNVSHELIKELSEPIKALGHEFVYYNEKTTDNDELIERSKDADIIMIGNNPYPKEVIKEMDSLKLINVAFTGVDHVAVDDAKKKDIKICNAAGYSDQAVSELAIGLTLDIYRKISDSSPLIGKEIKDKTVGIIGTGNIGIRTAELFSAFGAKLIAYSRTEKDEAKELGIKYVSLDELLSSSDIISVHLPLNDNTRGFLNKEKLEKINDNAILINCARGPIIDNEALANLLNQDKIAGAGIDVFDMEPPLPKDYPLLYAKNIVLTPHIAYFTEESMIRRAKIAFDNTISFLKGDPKNIMK